The Deinococcus terrestris nucleotide sequence CGATGTGCGGGGCGGGTGATTCCGGTAGGGGGGGCAGACGTATGCTGGTTCCATGCGTGTTCGGCTCAAGGTGACGGGAGTGGTCGTGGGGTTGGCACTGGCCTCGTCCGGGGTGGCCCAGGGGAAGGTGGACGCGTGCCAGGGGGCGGCGGGCTCTCCCTCCTGGGTAGCCCCCGGCGTTTTCCGGGGAACGCTCGGCGGTCAGCCCATCGCCCTGCGGCTGGGTCCGGGTGACGACGCCAAGGGCGCCCGCTACTTCTACGAGCGGTGGGGCGTGGACCTCGGCCTCGTGCCGACCCGTCAGGGCGAGAGGCTGCTCCTGCGCGAGGAGGTCTGGACGCTCGCGGGCACGAAGGTCACGGGCTGCCTGCGTCTTGAGCGGGCCGGTGCAGGACTGCGGGGAAGCTGGACCAGCCCGGACGGGCGGAGGACCCTCCCCGTCGCGCTCGCCCCGCTGGACGTGACGCGCCTGCCCCTTAACCTCCCCGACTCCCCCGGCCTGCGGCGGCTGCGAGGCTCTGATCCCCTCACCTTCCTCAAGCTCAACCGGGCGTGGGTGGAGGAGGCCGGGGGCGCCCGCATCCGGGAGCCGCTGAGCGGCGTACGCTACCCACGCGTGCCGGGAGGAAGCGCCGCCCTGAACGTGGCCTTGCAAGACCGGCAACTCGAACACGCCGCGAACGCCCTGGACTGCCGGGCGGGGCTGGAGGGGGTGGGCGAGGACGCCTATGCACTGGCGGTCCGGGTCACCATCCAGCGGTCCCGACTCGTCAGCCTGTTCGAGAACGCGGGCTACTACTGCGGCGGCGCCCACCCCGACAACTTCGACGTGGGCCTGATCCTCGACCGCGCCACGGGCCGCCCGGTACTCATTCCAGCGATCTGGCCGGGCCTGACGCCCGCGCGACTGTCCGCCCTCTATCTCGCCCGCAGCGGCGCGGACGCCGAGTGCCGGGAGGTGCTGACCGGACGGGACCTGGCCCTCACCGCCCACCTCACCCCGCAGGGTCTGGCACTCACGCCCACGAGCCTGCCGCACGTCGTGACCGCCTGCGCGGAGACGGTCACGCTTCCCCTCGCCTCCCTACGTGCCCAGGCCGACCCACGGGGGCCGTACTTCCGCGACCTCTACCTCCGCTGAAGACAGCAAAACGCGCTCCGGGGGCTTCCCGGAGCGCGTGCCCAGCCCCTGGCCTCAGCCCTGGAGCTTGCGGGTGATCTCGAGCTGGCGCCGGACTTGGTGGCGGATGGAGGCCTTGTCCTCCTCGCTCAGCGGCTGGCCGTTGGCAGTCACGCTCGCGCCGTAGGGGTTGCCGCCCGAGGCGAAGATGGCGGGGTCAGTATAGCCGGGGGGCACGATGATCGCGCCCCAGTGGGCTGCCATGTAGTACAGGGTGTGCAGGGTGGTTTCCTGCCCGCCGTGGGGGTTCTGGGCGCTCGTCATCGCGCTGAAGGTCTTGTTCGCCAGCGCTCCCGTGGCCCACAGGCCGCCCAGGGTGTCGATAAAGACGCGCAGCTGGCTGGGCGTGCCCCCCCAGCGGGTCGGCGCACTGATCAGGATCGCGTCCGCGCTCTGCATGTCGTCGGCGGTTGCCTCGGGAATGTGGGCGGTGCGCTCCTGCTGCGCCTTCCACGCCTCCTGGCCGTCCACCACGCTTTGCGGGGCCGTCTCGCGGGCCTTGACCACGCGCACCTCGGCCCCGGCCTCGCGGGCGGCCTCGGCGGCTACCTCCGCCATCTGGTGGTTGGTGCCGTAGGTCGAGTAGTACAGGATCGTCATTCGAACCGGGTTCGTCATGACCCCAGCTTACTCCACCCGGCCAAATAGTTCAACATTAAGCGATCTGTCATCCCAGGAGGGGTCTGGGGGTCAGACGCGGATGGTCACGCGGGCGGAGTCGTCTTCGAGGTGAACGGTGTCGATAAAGCGCACCACGCGGGTGGCGTAGCCCATGACCAGGGTGTGGGTGCGGGCGCCGCCGCCGAAGCGCCGCACGCCGCTGAGCAGTTCGCCGTAGGTGATGCCGGTCGCGGAGAAGACGATTTGCTGACCAGGCGCGAGTTCGTCGGTTTTGTAGACCCTCTTTTCGTCCACGCCCATCTGTGCGAACCGTTCCCGCATGGCGTCGTCCTCGGGGATAAAGCGGCCCTGGATTTCCGCGCCCAGGCATTTCATCGCTGCCGCCGAGAGCACACCTTCGGGAGCGCCGCCCGAGCCCATCAGCGCATGGACCCCGGTGCCGCGCACGCCCACGGCGAGGCTGGCGACCACGTCCCCGTCTCCGATCAGCTTCACGCGGGCGCCCGCCGCCCGGACCTTGCGGATCAGGTCGGCGTGCCGCTCGCGGTCGAGAATGGTGACCAGCAGGTCCTCCACGTCGCGCTCCAGGCTCTGCGCCAGCACCGCAAGGTTGGCCTCCACCGGCCAGTCCAGGTGCACCCGCCCAGCGGCGGGGGGCGGAACCACCAGCTTGTCCATGTAGCAGTCGGGCGCGTGCATCAGGCCGCCGCGCTCGGACAGGGCGATCACGGCCAGGCCGTTGGGCAGCCCCTTGGCAGTCACGCTGGTGCCCTCCACCGGGTCCACCGCGATATCCACCTCGTACTGCCCGCGCCCCAGCTCCTCGCCGATGTAGAGCATCGGGGCCTCGTCCATCTCGCCTTCCCCGATCACCACCCGGCCCCGGATGTCGAGCGAGTTCAGTAGCTCGCGCATGGCCTCGGTGCCTGCGCCGTCCACCGCGTTCTTGTCGCCCATGCCGACCCAGCGGCTCGCGGCCAGCGCCGCGCCCTCGGTCACCCGCGCGGTTTCCAGCACCAGCGCATGCTCAAAACTGCTTACCCGCCCCGGCCCCGGCGGGGTGCCCGCCTGCCCCTTCTGCTTGCCCGTCATGGCTGGAAGCTAACACGCCCGCACCGAAAACCCGCGTTGGGAGCGGTTCCAGCATGTATGCAGGGGGAGTCAGGTCTCCGGGGCACCGTCCAGACGACCACCCAGGCCACAGCTTCTCCCAGGCG carries:
- the wrbA gene encoding NAD(P)H:quinone oxidoreductase, with the protein product MTNPVRMTILYYSTYGTNHQMAEVAAEAAREAGAEVRVVKARETAPQSVVDGQEAWKAQQERTAHIPEATADDMQSADAILISAPTRWGGTPSQLRVFIDTLGGLWATGALANKTFSAMTSAQNPHGGQETTLHTLYYMAAHWGAIIVPPGYTDPAIFASGGNPYGASVTANGQPLSEEDKASIRHQVRRQLEITRKLQG
- the glpX gene encoding class II fructose-bisphosphatase, which translates into the protein MTGKQKGQAGTPPGPGRVSSFEHALVLETARVTEGAALAASRWVGMGDKNAVDGAGTEAMRELLNSLDIRGRVVIGEGEMDEAPMLYIGEELGRGQYEVDIAVDPVEGTSVTAKGLPNGLAVIALSERGGLMHAPDCYMDKLVVPPPAAGRVHLDWPVEANLAVLAQSLERDVEDLLVTILDRERHADLIRKVRAAGARVKLIGDGDVVASLAVGVRGTGVHALMGSGGAPEGVLSAAAMKCLGAEIQGRFIPEDDAMRERFAQMGVDEKRVYKTDELAPGQQIVFSATGITYGELLSGVRRFGGGARTHTLVMGYATRVVRFIDTVHLEDDSARVTIRV